Proteins encoded within one genomic window of Triticum aestivum cultivar Chinese Spring chromosome 2D, IWGSC CS RefSeq v2.1, whole genome shotgun sequence:
- the LOC123053337 gene encoding DNA-directed RNA polymerases II, IV and V subunit 12, translating into MDPQQPEPVSYLCGDCGAENTLKTGDVIQCRECGYRILYKKRTRRIVQYEAR; encoded by the exons ATGGATCCGCAACAGCCGGAGCCTGTCAGCTATCTGTGCGGAG ATTGCGGAGCTGAGAACACACTCAAGACAGGGGATGTGATCCAGTGCCGTGAATGTGGTTACCGCATCCTGTACAAGAAGCGCACCCGTCGGA TTGTTCAATATGAAGCTCGCTGA